The window GAAAAAGACATCCAGAAACAGCATCCATACATATAAGCATTAACTTGATGCCAGCTAGTTTAACAAGATGTCATGTAGCAGTGCTGATCAGAGCTTAGAGGATGAGCTGTGGATCattctctggggaaaaaaaacatgctgtATAAGTGACAGTGAGATTAACTGAAGCAAACCTTGGCTCAACTTGGCAAGCTAAAAACTGAAAACGTGTGTGTCTTACCTAGTTGAACAGCCTCTTCAATAATCTTTTTATTCAGATTCATGGCTCTCTGATCTGTTACTATGGCAACCTCTTTCTGCAAGGCCTGCAATATAGCTGCAATAGCAAGGGCTCCCGGGGGGCCGTCGTTCTCTTCCGGTGGCTCATAAGTGAAGTTGGTAGGAAATCCAGTTGTTATCAGCACAGACTGAGCATGGGAGATGGACAGGCAAGCCTTCAGCAGCTCATCCTGGCGGTGCAGATGAATTATACCCCTGTCTCCTACAGAATTGTTTCAAAACAGAGCAGTACACTTCAGGATATTGTTTGGCTTTTGAAGTTTCTGCATAGGTGAATCTGCATACTTTAATGACATAAAATGGgttaataaaaaagagaaaaacctctggTCAAGGCAGGAATTGGGGTAATTTCCTCAGGAAACCTAGGAAGGTGTAGGATATGAGTAATGAAGATAATGGTCTCTGCTTCCAGGTTAAGAATCTCAGTTAACTGGATTTCAAAAATTACTATACCTAGCATTTCTAGATATTGGTGTAAATATCTTTTCTGAGAGCTTATTGCAtattgtttcctttcctttggccctttgctttcctctgagCTGTGGTGACAATCACAATATTCCACGTCTAGCTACATGTAAGCCAGATTGCAACTGAAGCATCCCAGACTTTACGGAAGTTTTGGTACAGACTTTATATGAGTAAGCTGGTCCTTTGTCTTTATTTAACTCTATCCACTTAGGGAAGAGCTAATTTCCAAATAAATTCCACTTAATGAAATTAGACAAGCAAGGTTTCAGAGACATTGAAAGTTATAAGCTCAATTAATATAGTGGTATCTAGGTGACTGTTAAAAGATCTTGTAACCCTTCATGTAGTAGAGAATCGTGTTACATGACCTTGAGAAACAGATGGATATTAACAGATATCTCTTCTCATGGCTTAGTCCCTAAAGAGGCAATGCTGTGTTGTCTGTATGTATCTTTTAATTGTTCAAACACTTCAtatcccttctcttttccctgatACTCAAACTCAAGTTCACAACACAGTCCTTTCGACTTGCTAGCACTCCTGAAAACCAAGAATATCAGCACAATGTGCTGATATTTATGGGCTGATGGTGAGAGGTAAGTCCTCACTGCCTCACATAGCCTCCTTAAATCCTTATCTTtctcacttttctccttctgcccCCTGCACTTTCCTCTTTTTGCCCTCAGTTTCTCCTTTgccatttcttcctctgttcctCCTAAGTAACATACAGACAATATACAGATAGTGGACACAATAATGTTCTGAACAAAACTTAAGCTACAGAAAGAGAATATTAATCTCTGAGAAGTGGGGTATATTAACTAAGATAAAGTATCCACTCCCTTTCAGCAATAAAATGAGCTAACTCTTAAGTTAGGCCCTGTATTTCTGCAGAGCACGGCATTGTGCCAAGCTGAACTCCAGAGAGTGGGAAAAGGAGAGGCCTTGtgagtaaaaataaacagaccCAAACATATGCACACAGCCCAAACCCAGAGCTTGGGAGAGCTGAGCTGGGCGTAAGCTGTTTTCCACTACTGCCTACAGAGGATTTCAGAAAATTTATGGGAAACTGAGATCAGAATTTACAGCAGACAGAGGGGACTAATTCAGTGTGTATTTTGGGAATGGCTGTGCTATTCGGTTTGCATTTATTTCCCTCTCATCTTCCTTGTGTGCACAAGCAGCCCTACCTCTCAACCTTCTGTGATGATCAGGTCCTTTTAGTCCATCGTGTGACAACTCAGTGATGAATATGTTAGCAGAGCTTGATGTAATTCCACCATTCGAGAGGGGTGTTTGAAAACCCATGCAACTATTAGGATTTTCTGGTAGGAGCACAGTAGTCATGAATGTATATAAAGAGACATGCTATTTACTCAACAGTGAATACCTGTGTAGCTATAACGAGCATGCTGAGGTGTCCAGAATTTTACACACCAATTTCGGTTTTATTCAGTAAGAGTTCTTATTCCCTGTGGGCTCTCCAGTCTGCTGTAAACATTGATGCTTTTGTGTACTTTGAGAGTACAGTCATCAAGTTCAAATACTCCATTACCCATAAAGTTGAATGGTTTTGTCCAGACTCTGATATTTAGCATAGTAACAGACAATGTATGACCTAGCTATATTAACTCACTGTATTCcacaaagaattttaaaatcttaaaactGTTTTTAGTTTCTTACTGTGTTCTTGAACTTTGTGAATATTGAAAAACACAGGGTAGGTCATACCTACCACATAGCAAACCCATTAAACAAagagaggttttgtttttacctGGATCTATTCCAATTAGGGTCTCTAGAGTTTTTATCTTTTGGGCTGCTTCTGCTGACACGATACTATAATGCAGAGGATCTTGAGAAATGCAGTGAACTTGTGGGACTTCTCTTGATGATCTGAATGTGACATTGTCATTCTTTAGGTCAGTAATGAACATGCAGCCAGGAGAATGAGTAAAAGCTAGTGGAGCTCCTAAAATGGGTGAAAAAACTTCAATTAAGCACATTGTTATGGCAATgcattaaaatatcaaaatgaTAAAATTGCAAAAAGCCATTTAACAATGCAAGAGTCACTACCTGATGACACTTATATCATAAAAACAGGTGATATTTTAAGTTACACAGCAGTAATTCATACAATCTGTGAACCAAATGTATGCATAtacatctgaaaatgttttcacttttaaaaatttcaTGTGGGTAGCTGAGACAAGGTTTTTCTGCAATGTTCTCTTTGGTATAAACTTGAGGCAACTTAGGAACTAAACACTGGTAACCTCCAAGGAAGTGCGTCAGGGACAGGCAAGTCTGAAAATTGGGTTTGACATGCATGAAGAAATTAGTGCACTGataaagccaaccatatcctgggctgcatcaaaagaagcatgaccagcaggttgaaggaggttatcctgcccctctgctctgctcttgtgagacctctcttggagtattgtgtgcagttctggtgtcctcaacataaaaaggacatggaactgttagaacaagtccagaggagggccatgaggatgatcaggggactggagcacctcctgtatgaagacaggctgagagagctgggcttgttcagcctggagaagagaaggttgcgtggagacctcatagcagccttccagtatctgaagggggcttataagaagGCTGAGGAggcactcttcattagggactgtagtgacaggaaaaggggtaacgggtaaaacttaaacaggggaagtttagatgggatataaggaagaagttctttacagcgagggtggtgaggcactggaatgggttgcccagggaagttgtgaatgctccatccctggcagtgttcaaggccaggttggatgaagccttgggtgatatggtttagtgtgaggtgtccctgcccatggcaggggggttggaactagatgatcttaaggtcctttccaaccctaactattctatgattctatgatagaaGAACAAGTTAATGTTTAAGCTTGCACAGTGTGTTGGTCATACTGTTTCTGttagaataaattatttttccaggtTCTAGAGTGCTGCTGAAGGCTATAGTATCTCTCTTGTATCACTAAATATCCTTGTAATAGTGATACATCAGCTACTGCCTGCTGGTTAGGAGTAGTTCTTTTACCAGATTAAGATAATGTGGACTATCATCTCTGTGCAGTGTCTTGCCCACCTGGCTTGGAGACCTATAAACTGGCAAGGAATAACAACAAAAGGTGACCAAAAAGCCTTATGAAATGGATTTACAGTAGCATCTAAAACCCTGgtgaaaaataagtttatttaGACCTGACAACATAGAAGGTCCCCAGGCTGAAAATATTTGCTGCCTAATTTGTTTACTAATTCCTGAAGTCTTGATCTAAATTGTACTTGATTTGGCAAAATTGGTATTTTGCTGGATAAAACACAAGTGGTATACTTAAACAAGCAAAACCTTTGTTAGGGTGGTGAAAAGggaggaaatatttctttaataagtAGACATGTACTTGGTTTGTGCTAGATCTGTCGGGAGTCTGCGGCTAGTAATTTATAAGCAGTGgccagggagggaagggggggaatgGGATGATTTGGTTATTGAGGTTTAATATACCTCATTAAACCATGTGGAGAGACAGTATTTTTTGTGAGAAGCTAGCAGATTTATCTAAAGCATGAGTGCTGCTGATAGGGCAGAATTTTAACTACCTAGCTCAGAAAGGAGCACAGCTAGATACCAGCTGTCCCAAAATTCTTGGAGTGTGTTAATGACAACTGGTTTTAATAtagaaaatggagaaataaacaAAAGTTCCAGGCAAAGGTAAGATAGACACCTGTCTTGGACAACAGATTGTAGAGAAGTtggcaatttttttctcttcttcccctccaaaACAAGATGCATGAGGAAGACTAATAGAACTGCTGGAAAAGAGCATGATTTTCAGCTTGAATTTGGGACTGGAGAAAAAGGATAatatgtaagaaagaaaaagaaatctttgtgCCTGGTGCTGAACATATTTACAGCAGGTGTTGAGGGTAGTTCAGACAAACATCTGTAAGGAATCAGAAGGGTGTAGCAGATCCTACAAGGAGAGGACAAAGCAGATGACCTCCCAAGGCTCTTCCAACTATACTGCCTATGATtattaagcttctttttttgtaaGAACTGAAACATGAGATTTCATTCCACACTAGTTATTTAAAGCAGTATATAATACTGTTACTACAGTTTAGTTACTTTTTCTTGCCCTTTGTGCTTATGCTTGTTATAAACGCAGGACAAAGTTCAGGACAGCTCTGTGTAGAGGACAAAGCTTCAGTTATGTAAAGTGTGTCACATTTATAAAACTGAATAGCTTAAAATTCTTAATGAGATAATTATGAACTCATTTCCAGGTCATTTGATTTGCTAGCCCTTGACAAcattttggaaatatttctggctgcatctttttttcttttcccctttattactattttactacaaagcaataaaaatattttaaaaggaagctGCCAGAGTTTTAcatttctgcctttaaaatactgaaacaaagTGATGAAATTCCAGTGAGAACTTCCTTTAAGGTAGACCtgtattttgcaaatgaaaaatagtcCTGCCAAAGATGTTTTTTGTTGGGTGGGGGAGTAGGAAAAGAGTAGCTCACTCTAAAATCAAGCCTGCTAATCAGCCAActcattcagaaaagaaaaggagattaAAGAGTTATTTTAAAAGAGTCTCCAAACATATCACATACTGCAGTTAATGATTGCTTCTACTCCTGTTACTCCACAGGCCCAAAACACTGGAATATCACCAGGGTGAAGGTGAACTGGATCTCCATAGTCTGGTTTGGAAAGATCCTGTATTCCCAAGAGACCTGAAAttgataaaaaatgaaattgtgaGAGATTTCAGTTAAGCAGTAATACTGCAAAGCTGGTGGGGTGGACCCCAGACACTGTTCAATGACACTGAGCTAGGACTGCAACAGTGGCAAGTCTCACTGAAGTGGCATAGTTGGCCTTCGAGTGTCCCCAGAACCTGAGCTgacttattttccctttttgtacTTGATGACAACAGTAAAAATGTATTCACTTTATTTCTGCAATAAAATTCAAGCTAGACACATATACTGAGTCTCCAAGAGATTATAAATCTTCTCTATCAACAGAAGACTATATTCATAACACTGGCAAACAAGAATAAATGACTGCAATGCAAAACTGGTTCATCTTAGAATACATTTCCTACTGCTTTAGCTTCCTACATTCTTTAGCTAGAGAAATAAGCAACTGCTCTTTACTTCTTTGGGTTAGATAACTACATCTCACTCTTACTCAGCTTTCACTAAATCGTCTTTTGCTTTATTCCAACACCTGCTTGTAATATCCTGGATCACTCAAAGCACTTGTTATCTTCCTGTGGTTTTAAATTCTTCATATGCTTTAATATACCACTGCCTTCTCTAGAATTGTCTTAATCTTacaggtgtttggttttgttcttttccaaacaGCCTCCTGATTTATCAtggtgtggttttggtttggtttggttttttcctgttttcccttgCAAAGAACAGGTCTACATTTGTttgagctgctttttaaaaaatccattctTATCATATTGTTATTTATTCTGTCTGGAGTGTTGTGTTCAATGTACTAttgtagttaaaaaaataatgcagtattTACTTTCACAGTCATCCACTAAGACACAAAATGTATCCACACATACTTCTCCCCATGCTGTCAATCACTGCTATCCTGTCACTGCAATCTTTGACAGCAAGAAAGTATTCACATATAAATGAAATTGCatacattttagaaaatgtGATTACACTTCTTCACCAAAACCACCCCTGCCATATAACGCAGTTTATCTACATCAGACAGCTATCTTTTAGCCAAGAAATCAGCTCGTTCAAcacttatatttttattcttttttttttctccccccactcctctCCCCATTGGGGTTTTGACCGTTACAAAAGATTAAGACAATAAATTCACTGGTGCAGGTGTTTCAGTCCTACCACTTTCCACGGTTCCCCCCTCCATTTTTATACACAGTAAAGGGCACGCAGGGTGAAGAATAAAAAGCACTGACCAGGGTCACCAATATGAATTGGTGCTCCATGGGCTTCTTTAAATTCAGATGTTGCTAGCACAGCTGCTTCCAACTGGCTCTCAGGAATAGGCCTCATTGTGACTACTAAATTGCAGCAAAAAGTAGAAACACTGTAGCAAGGCACAGCTGTCTGGCAGATTAAAAGAATCCAAGAAATGTTAAAGTGTTATTATTAAAGTATAATGATTAAAGTAGAATTATTATAAATGTTAAATAGTTAAAGTATTAGAAGAAATAAGTCTGAAACTTCTTTGTGCTTGAGTTTAAAAAGGACACATacaaactttcattttaaatcccttaaaacaaaataatttcttagtatccttttttaatttttctttttaagatctGGCAGTGCAGAAGTGAAGCGTTCCATCCCCTATATGAGCTTCTTCATACAGAGCACCAAAACTTTCAGCATTATGCCTTTCTTGCTTTCGTATGTGCAACCTATAGCGTGGTGAGCTCAGTATATTCTGAATAGTCAGAAAACAATGGTGTGCCttatacagaaaggaaaaaagctagTAAGTATCACACAGCAACAAATCTACTTGGTCTGAATCTACCCTCTATATTTGAATTCAGGGAGCTACAGTGCTCTGTAACATGCAAGGGTTGGGAACTTCTGCTGCTGGCAGTACCcacatagaattatagaatagttaggattggaaaggacctcaagagcacctagttccaacctccctgccatgggcagggacacctcacactaaaccatatcacccaaggcttcatccaacctggccttgaacactgccagggatggagcattcacaacttccctgggcaacccattccagtgcctcaccaccctaacagtaaagaatttcttccttatatcaagtctaaacctctgctgtttaagtttcaacccattaccccttgtcctgtcactacagtccctaatgaagagtgccTCCTCAGCcttcttataagcccccttcagatactggaaggctgctatgagatctccacgcagccttctcttctccaggctgaacagccccaactttctcagcctgtcttcatacaggaggtgctccagtcccctgatcatcctcatggccctcctctggacttgttctaacagttccatgtcctttttatgttgaggacaccagaactgcacacaatactccaagtgaggtctcacaagagcagagcagaggggcaggatcacctcctttgacttgctggtcatgGATCTACAGAAGCAGCATGCCAGTTCCACAGATAAAATCTTTTGTGCCTCTAGAGAGGTTCTGTggaatcatcatcatcatcactgaCTGGGATACTGAAGAACCCTTCCTATTCAGAAATTAAGCAGTCCAGCTTTTCAGATCAAAATGTTAGATATCTAAGCTGCATTTGAATGTAAACAAGGTATGTGGAGAGCTAGAGTTGTATAGAAAATGTTCATTAacaatatttattataaaaacCCTACCTTTCACTGAAGAAACATACTGTACAATTCTTCACAGTATTGATATGCTACAAACGATAAAATTTTCCTAATTCTGAAATGTTATAAGCAAATACATAGTTGTATCTTTAAGCTTGGTAGAAGTCATGTATGAAACAGATTTGTGCCTTCGTGTTCACCAGGAGTACAGCAAAAAGATTGTGATACTAATACTGAAAACAACAACTACTGTTTAATAGAAAAGCATCCAAACTAAATGAAAAAGACATGCAGGTGTGTACTTAAGCATTTTGAATATTAAAGAGCCTACCTACTGGAACCAGAACTATTCTAGGACATCTGACAACATTAAAATCTGCACTGTCAACTTTCTGAGCACTGTTATAATTTTCAGTGCTATGGAAGATACCTCAAGTCTCTGGGAACATTTTCTGTCCCGGAGGTCTCAGTATATAGCAAATATGCAGTTTAAAGGCTCTACTGTCcaggaaaaatctgaaatgtgGCTGTCATACATGCAGAAGAAACTGCTACTGCCATGGGTCATAAAAGGAATATTCCTATTGCAAGCTGGAGCTGGTATGGAGAGGAAGCCATGCATAATGGTACGGTCAGAATACTGCACAGGCCATCAACAGAAATAGAGAAGGCAAACCAAAACAGAATCCAAATGAAATCCAGACAGAATCCACAGCACACAGGAAAAACTTTGTCACCATAAATGAGTAAGTAAGCAGACTGCCTTTGCAGGAAGCTGAGAAAAGCACTGAACTGAAGCTCGGCATATTTTACCCTGTATTTTAAAGCACTCAGCACTAGCATATAACTAATATTATCATGCAGGTAGGAAAAATGTTCTGATTTTGAGCAAGAGGTATATGCACATAATGTGAATACAGACAAAATCAGGCAAAGTCACAAGAAAGACTATGCATGTCTGCATATACTTACCTTATACATGCTTACATTACATTTTTGCTCAACATTTCTTACAGGAATGCCAGCATTTTTAACTGCTTCTTCGAAAGAGAAGCTGCAGCCTAAATAAAAGGTCACCATGTTCTTAAGTTGTTCAGAATACTCCCTCAGGCTTTTCAGTGATCCAGTACAGACTCCATGCTCATATATTCTGTACTGTAGGCAGTCAGTTCTAGTGAAAGAAGAAGTTAGCATAGCTTTATCATATCTTTTGAAAACAAGGTGAATTGTTTGGATTGATATTAACCCAGTATCAAACCACAAAATACAGActattttatgcatttattttctctctgagtAACAATGAAACAAACATGTGAAATAAACATAAACACCTTATTCCACACAAAAACAAGCCAGTAAATGGAACATGTTAATTTGataatttttggttttcatAGGTAAAGGTGCCTTATATGTATCTTTTTTCAGGGCTTCAAAAATTAAGGAGCTGTTTTAAATCTTGCTTTTAGTGTTTACTACTACACTTAAGAGTACATCTTTCAAATTTCAGAGACTCTACAAATAGCATTGCAGTCACCATGCCTGCATTActactaaataaaacaaaggtaAAACAAAGGTATTTAATTCTGCTGGCTCAAAttgaaaaatgtttagaaattaGACAAAATTTCACTTTTGCATTAGAGAAATACCTGTAATACTTTCAGGTATTATAACCTGTTTCTCAAGAACAAAACAATCTGCCTATTATATACTCATTCATAGTTTTCATTCAAACATATAATTCCAAGAAACTTGTTCAAAATGTACAATGCTGTAAGCTGGCTGTTCCCTGAAACCCTCCTGACCACCACTAGCATTCACTGCAAAAGTTTGACAAGCAGGATTGGTCTGTAGTTACCTGATATCAGAATCACTACTCAGGGAAGGACATTCCCAGTCACCTGGTTTACTTCTGTACAGTAGTGGTAGGGGTCCCTCATTTGCATGGCAAAACTTCTCAAAGTCATCAGCCAGGGACTTGTGCAAAATCAGGACATTGGCCTGTTTGTAGCCTGAAATCGTGGAAGGTAGGAATGACTGATTATTAAttcagctttttgtttgtgAAACAGTAACTTTTTTGTATAGATTTCCTGAGATGGCCTATAAAAAATAcctgaaagaatttttttattcaaattctataattacattaaatttatgaaatgtttttaaaatcatagCTATTCACTCTGTATGTGAAGTCATACTAGAATATGAAGACAGCATAATtactttaatgttttattaatttatatataaacataattTATTACCTAACCTGCGAAATTTAGTATTCTGTAGGGAAATGCTTTACTTTGCAAATGTTATCATAGAGCCAAAGCAAGGCTATTGCATACTAcactttcagcattttttttttccaataacgGCCAATCCAACAGTAAACTCCTGGTATCTTCACAAAGTCATAGGAGAGTTaaggtttgaaaggaccttaagatcatccagttctaatccCCCtcccatggacagggacacctcacactagatcaggTCACTCACGgccctgtctaacctggccttgaacactgctagggatggagcattcaccactttcTTGGGCAGCCTActcctgtgcctcaccactctcacagtaaagaacttcttccttctatccaacttaaatctcccctgttcaagtttaaaCCTATTACCTCTTGTCtgatcactacagtccctgatgaatagaCCTTCCTATCTgacatccttgtaggcccctttgagatactgggaggctgctatgaggcctaTGATGTTATGTAGCCCATTCTTTGAAGTTTGCTGGCTATGGAATCATCGGCTGCAATTTAACAGACATAATTACAGCTCAGGAATAAACTCTTGTTTGTCTCCCTGAATCTCAATCATTTCcattatttctaattaaaaaaccTAAATTGAACTGAACTGCTACACTTTCTTCACTTAGAATCAGCAGGGTTGCTGACTACTACCATGTGATATCTTCTAAAGACATTAACACTTTGCAGTGAGTATCACAGAAGAAAGCCCCCATTTACTTAGcaaaaacttattttctgaaCAGTAATAAATACAAATGTCATGTAAGTACTAGCTGTTCAAATACAGAGAGGAAATTTGGAGTACAACTACTGTGTGGTGTATAAAACCACCAATTAACGATCACTAACTCCTGTATTGATTCTGTCTTGACAAGTTATCACTATGTCTCATATCAGACAGGACAGTAAAAGGTGGTATAGAAGTTCTAATTTTCCTTAAATAATGCAGTAGTCTTCCATACAAGAGGCAGTCATTTAGCTGAAATTGATGATCTGCCTTAAAAGGCTTTAGAAAACCAGCCAAATCTTACTCTTGACCAAAgctaacagaaaaatcaaaagatAAATCTATATTCCTGATggaaaaatgcaaaccaaaggCTGAGGTAAGCATGTATTTGCATACTGAATGTGCCCACAAACTGCCCTCTTGGGAGCAGTCAGCACAAAAATTTTATTACTATCAAAAGTTACTAAATACAGGAACAGTTTCTTGCTAAATACAgaaactctttaaaaaaaaaatactaaatttacCACTGAATAAAATACTACATTCAGTTACCCTCAACTTCATTCCCTGCCATCCATGCGAAATTCATACACACTATACTTTGCTGGTGATATTAACTCTTAAAATTCTGGGTTTAGTCAGTGCATTCAACTCAAACaacactgaatttaaaatgcTAGTCAAAGCTGACAGACTGAACCTGCAGGTAACTTTGAGGTATTCTATAAACCTGAGAAACTTTGTTATGACTCTTTGAGAACTTTATTGCTCTTTCTGATAACTacccttattttttttatagattaaaaggtatttttcccttctcctttgaTATACACTTGCATTATGTATCTGCCATTATGAATATATTCACAAGCAATATGTGGAACTGGACATGCTGATCAACCCAAGCATTAATTCAATACATTCATGTTCTAGTTTAGAGAAATTTAGAaagagcttttaatttctttggtgAATAAGAGcagtaagaaataataattttacttGTATATCAGCCAGCAACATAAGACATTTTTAAGGATTCTAAGAAATTCCAATTACCCTAGTTTTTTTTAGTCTTTGCATAATGTAACTCTGTGCTCATGGCTAGAACTTTGAATTTGTTCCGTATgtaaacaactttttttttaaatgttaaaactaTTGCATCAATAAATgcacttaaaaatacagttggAGCAAAATGCagatattaatatatataacattatatatataattataaacATTGTAACGTGCTTTCAACTTGTGTAGtgatggaaaagaaatccaTAATTTCAAGACTCAttaaatgattctataaaatcATCCTTAATGTTTTTATGTTATACTAATGCTACTGCACTCAGCTTTGTTGATCAGCTACTTGCTACAGTGTTTTCAGTTAAGTTATATTGTAAAGTTAATCAGAACATGGCAGAAACATCTCTGCTTCTGTAAAAGCTGAGCTATGAGAGGCAACAGAGATACAATTTTCCAGAATGCATTCAGTTATCTGAGTATGTAACtatttttccctcccccttttAATTCTCAGTCTTGATGAGTTAGGAATTTCAAACTTCAacaactgaagcagaaaaaaagttctGTAACTATAGGTCTCTAATTCTTCCCAAAAGTCTATCTGATGCACCAAGTAAAGCAAGGTCTCTGCGAAGAACATAGTGTATCCTCCTAAAAATGTGCTAATAACATAAACAAGAAAAGCCAGAGTTGGttaatgatttttcaaatattatctGCAGTCATTTCTCAGTGACCTAACTGGGAGCTGAGGGATAATGCACTGCAAACATTGAAAACAAAGTCCATGTACTTTACACAGGTAAGAGGATATCTTTTCTCTGACTTAACTTTATGGTATGAGATCACAGTGTCAGGTGCTTAGTGTGATTTCAGAAACACCCAAGTGACTTAAGAATATAAGtttgacattttcttctgttttacttcagtgcttTTGACATTCCTACATTCCcttacaaacaaaaatcaaaacacaaaactTTCAATCTAAATTGAGTCATTTTTGCACTTAGAGCTGTTAGGTTTACCTACCCGCTGCTATTCCAGAAGTATTCCTAATATT of the Melopsittacus undulatus isolate bMelUnd1 chromosome 4, bMelUnd1.mat.Z, whole genome shotgun sequence genome contains:
- the DGLUCY gene encoding D-glutamate cyclase, mitochondrial produces the protein MFLTEGLKSLLPHALRQIIRCNRLNIRNTSGIAAGYKQANVLILHKSLADDFEKFCHANEGPLPLLYRSKPGDWECPSLSSDSDIRTDCLQYRIYEHGVCTGSLKSLREYSEQLKNMVTFYLGCSFSFEEAVKNAGIPVRNVEQKCNVSMYKTAVPCYSVSTFCCNLVVTMRPIPESQLEAAVLATSEFKEAHGAPIHIGDPGLLGIQDLSKPDYGDPVHLHPGDIPVFWACGVTGVEAIINCRAPLAFTHSPGCMFITDLKNDNVTFRSSREVPQVHCISQDPLHYSIVSAEAAQKIKTLETLIGIDPGDRGIIHLHRQDELLKACLSISHAQSVLITTGFPTNFTYEPPEENDGPPGALAIAAILQALQKEVAIVTDQRAMNLNKKIIEEAVQLGILKRPVPLLSYQSKSANSALTFLCENGNPRRPRFDHLIAIERAGMAADGNYYNARKVNIKHLVDPIDELFLAAQTLPGVTTTGVGDGGNELGMGKIKDAVKKHIKNGDVIACDVEADFAVVAGVSNWGGYAIACALYILSTCEVHDRYLRKAVGFPRLSNKTVWLSALPSVTKEEKLLKTLVQHGVRSGKTASLEMEVDGLPFYNTHSLMIEKLRETAQ